A segment of the Salvelinus namaycush isolate Seneca chromosome 3, SaNama_1.0, whole genome shotgun sequence genome:
ATATGTACCGAACCGTGGGTTTGGTGAACCGTTAAACCCCCTAATCAACACTACTACATATAACAGATGAACTGTAGGTATTAGGTTGACTTAGGAGTAGACTATTGTACTACACTGTGgaataatgtactgtaatgtactgtacttacTCAGCCACGCCCTCCACTCGCTCGCCGCCCTCCTCGCTGCCaggggtcctggctggctggggTGTCCCCGCAGCCTGTCTGTCTTGACCTGATGACTGAGAGGTGGTGTTGGGGGCTGGAGAGGGGGTAGGGGTAGTGGGGTTCGGGGTGAAGGAGGACCCCTCTCCAGTCTGGGGGTCCTGGGAGGGGGTGTGGCCTGGGGCGGGTATAGACTCGGCTGTGGTGGCGGAGTCTGATGGGGAGGGCTGGGCGGGATCTGAGGAAGTGGGGCCAGCAGAAGGGGAGGAGCTGGGCTGGAGCTGTGGAAGAGAGCGAGAGTGTCAGAATCAGATAAGACACATGGGgtcacacacaggcacgcatggACACGAGACACACACTTACCCTGAACTCTTTACCAAATTTCCGGAGCTCCTCCAACTGTGTTCTCTGCAGGACTGAGGGAACTGAGGGGGAGAGAAAATCATGGAAAGAAAAATCTACTTTTCAAAAGACCTGAGATGAGGGGAAGGACAGGGACCAGTCAAatggagaggaagtgagagagctAACCTTTGCCGCTCTTGCCGTCCTGAGGGCTGACTGGGCCTTCTGTCCTCTCCTTAGCCGCTGAGCTCAGGATCTCATTCactgagagtgagagaaaaagatagcaagagacagatggagaaaTATTGATGTAGAAAAAGGAACAGAAATCATTaaattattcacaaaattaaCTTCAATagaacaataaataagaataatagtgtagtaatcctcctcctcaccatccaCAGTGAACAGAGGGGTGGGGCCAGAGGACTTGGGTGTTGCCGAGGCGATCGAGGAGGAGGAAGTGTCCAGGTAGGCAGGGCCAGCCAGAACGGGGTCGTCTAGTTTTGGAGAGCGAGAGACTggggggagagggaaagaagggaAAAGGAGAGGGATGTGAATAGTCTAGAATATGAGTGGtggaaatgtgtgtttgtgtgcacttTCAGATgaggtatgtgtgtgtacctgcaggTGAGGACTGGGAACTTGGGTTGCGCAGAGTTCTATTGgtctgtacagctctctgggctTTGGGAGAAGTTCTGGATGACACTGATGCACAGAAAGAGCACACTTAAAACTCAATATACACAAAAACGCACACTCCCTCCCTCAAAATACCCAAACAGACAGAGGCCTTACCTCCGTTGACAGAAGAGCGTGAAGCATCGGCTAGAGCTTGTgggtgagagatggagtgagggatcgggtgagaggaggaagaggagggggtaggGCTACTGGGCTGGGCCGGGGGGCTGGCTTGGGACTGGTGGGGAGAATAGGCGCCCCTGACGGACAGCGGGCTGCTCCTATCAGAACCCTGGGAGGGCCTAGAGGAGCCGGGGACTCCTGTTCGATTGGGTATTGGACCAGAGGCTCCGCCCCTCAGGCTGCTGGGGGACACACCCATCTCCCTGGCCCTCTGGGGAAGAGGAATGTATTTACCctccctagagagagagagaagtataaacgcaacaatttcaaagattttactgagtaacagtcaatttaaataaattaggccccaatctatggatttcacataactgggaatagagatatgcatctgttggtcacagataacatAAATAAAAAGGTAGAGGCGTGGATCAAAAAAAactcagtgtctggtgtgaccaccatttgcctcatatccttcgcatagagttgatcaggctgttgattgtggcctgtggaatgttgtcctactcctcttcaatggctgtgcgaagttgctggatattggcagcaactggaacacactgtcatacacgttgatccagaacatcgcaaacatgttcaatggttgacatgtctggtgagtatgcaggccaagaAAGAACCGGgatattttttttacccccttttctccccaattgcaTGGTATTCAAtgggtagttacagtcttgtctcattgctgcaactcccgtacggactcgggaggggcgaaggtcgagagccatgcgtcctccgaaacacgacccagccaagccgcactgcttcatgacataatgcccgcttaacccggaagccagacgcaccaatgtgtcggagggaacactgtacacctggcgaccgtgtcagcgtgcatgcgccctgcctgccacaggagtcgctagagcgcgatgggacaaagacatcccggccagccaaaccctcccctaacccggacgaagctgggccaattgtgcgccgccacatgggtctcccagtcgcggtcGGCTGCGACgaagcctggactcgaaccaggatctctagtggcacagctagcgctgcgatgcagtgccttgcgTCACTCGGGAGGCCTCCTGAACTGGGACATTTCAActtccaagaattgtgtacagatccttgtgacatggggccttgcattatcctgctgaaatatgaggtgatggtggagtaagaatggcatgacaatgggcctcaggatctcatcacagtatctctgtgcattcaaattgcaatcgataaaatgcagttgtgttcattgtcaatagcttatacctgcccataccataaccacaccacaaccgggcactctgttcacaatgttgacatcagcagaccgctcgcccacacaaagCCATACATGCTTTCTGCTATCTGCCCGGTTTAGTtggaaccgggattcatccgtgaagagcacacttctccagcgtgttAGGGGCCAACAACTCTGGTGAAcatccctgcagtcagcatgccaattgcacgcaccCTGAAAACTTGAGACACCTGTGGCATTGtgatgtgtgacaaaactgcacattttagaaatgctcactaacagggatgtaaacaaatttgtgtacaacatTTGAGCAAAATAAGCTTCTGGTGCACATGGAAAaaagctcatgaaaccaacacatGCACTGAACGAAAATATAACTGCAACATGTagagtgttgtgtctgtctgtatacAACTGATTGAGTAGCCTACATCCTCACACAGATACAGTTCTGCCAACTGTGTTTATGCATCAATGTATTGAGTGTACAACTAAGTGcctgtacactaccgttcaaaagtttggggtcacttagaaatgtccttgatttagaaggaaaagcacattttttgtccattaaaataaacatcaaattgatcagaaatacagtgtagacattagtaatgctgtaaatgactattgtagctggaaacggctgttttttaatggaaaatctacataggcgtacagaggcccattatcagctaccatcactcctgtgttccagtgcagcgttgtgttagctaatccaagtttatcattttaaaaggctaattgatcattagaaaacacttttgcaattatgttagcacagctgaaaattgttgttctaattaaagaagcaataaaactgggcttgagtatctggagcatcagcatttgtgggttcgattacaggctcaaaacggccagaaacaaataactttcttctgaaactcgtcagtctattcttgttctgagaaatgaaggctattccatgtgagaaattgccaagaaactgaagatctcatacaacgctgtgtactagtcccttcacagaacagtgcaaactggctctaaccagaatagaaagaggaatgggaggccccggtgcacaactgagcaagaagacaagtatattagagtgtctagtttgagaaatagacgcctcacaagttctcaactggcagcttcattaaatagtacccgcaaaacaccagtctcaacgtcaacagtgaagaggcaactccaggatgctggccttctaggcagagttcctctgtccagtgtctgtgttcttttgcccatcttaatcttttatttttattggccagtctgatatatgtatttttctttgcaactctgcctagaaagccagcatcccggagtcgcctcgtcacttaacgttgagactggtggtttgcgggtactatttaatgaagctgccagttgaggacttgtgaggcgtctgacacgtgccattggaacacaggagtgatggttgctgaaaaatgggcctctgtacgcctatgtagatattccattaaaaaccagccatttccagctacaagtcatttacaacattaatgtctacactgtatttctgatcaatctgatatttcaatggacaaaaaaataagtgcttttctttccaaaacaaggacatttctaagtgaccccaaactttgaacggtagtgtatgtctgaGATTCCCTTACGGTCTCACCTGCTCCCGGCACTACTCTGGAATCCAGGgctgcccctctccctcccctcatctctctctcggACCACGGCGCTGTACTTGTCCTCCTCGCTCTTATCATCGTTCTCCAGGTTGGTGCGGTGACGGTACTGGGGGCTTCCCTCGATCTCATTCGCTAGGCGAGCCGCACGTGCCTCCCGCTGCCGGAAGCCATCCGAGCTGCCCCTTTCCAGGGGAACACtgaagagggagaaagacagagataagGCTTCCAAGGTCATTCAAAAACgtgtgagagaaagggagatgtgAGTGAATAAGGCTGTGTTCACACAGGAAGCCCAATTCTGaactttttttcactaattggtcttttgaccaatcagctctgccattataaaataaaattggtcaaaagaccaatcacatgggaaaaaaacaacacagaatgATACTGAGCTATATAGACAGAGTGACCTGAGCATATTCCACAATCAGAATAAAGAGCTGAGGGGAGAACACTCACGTGTACATGGAGAGGCTGGAATCATAGGTGGACGTGACGCCATACGTCTCCTCGTTAAACTTGAACATTTCGCTGGCATCCCAGCCATTAGACTGACAGAGACAGAAGAACCGTACGGTAAGTGTGTGCCTATGTCtcaccaagtgtgtgtgtgtgagcgcggcagtaaccaggtttccatccaaccatttcatgcaGATTAATTACTTGACAAAAATTATTAAATAAAAACTCAAAAGGCCTGATATCGACAATAGAAACAGCTAATTTGTCCTAACACCATTTTTTGGTCGGTGAAATAGATTATGCCATAATTGCGATGGAAACGCTGCGATGTGCAACTATTGAAATAATAACCATCATGTCGAAATAAACTTGGGAGTCACGCAATGATATGTTACGTTCTTGTAACCCACTACCGCCACGACGTGTGAAAGCATAAAGACTTTACAggcagatgaaataagttatgaacttcccGTTGTGGGTAAGTGCACGGTGAGATTCATGAAAATGTCCAATAAATATGGAGGGTGTTATTTGAAcactggtgacatgatgattggctgccattataaaataaaaatattcttgCTCTTATCTATATCATCATATAACCCCGTCAACTTTATCAGCAAACTTGTCTAGAGAGCATGCACTAAAACCAGATTGGGATAGTTTGCTATTTATCACAACagtttgtgtgacaaaaccatcGGTAGAGTAAAACATGTGATGGAAACCCACTGAACTTCTGTTTACATGGTAAATGAAGCGCAAGTGTTCATGTGCACTAGGTCATCACacagttgtttttttttaatCAGCAACAAGTCTGTTTGATAGAAACCCAAATGAGGTTGGATTTTTTTTATACTGCAGATTAGAATCTGTtacaaattggatggaaacctagctactgtgtCTATGCATTTCTCTGCGTGTGTGAGCGCGCCTCACCGTGTCCGTCTCCAGGTCGAAGCCTTCTCCGTTGCTGTCGCCTCCGTCCCACCGCTGCAGCACCTTCTCCCGGTGTTCCCCGTTCACCCGCGATGAGCTGATTGCTGTATCTGTGAAAGCATCTACAAAGCCCCAACTTGAAGGTATAATGTGTCATCTACTAGTGGTACAtaatgatacacacacacttggcTCACCCTCCCATCTGTCTCATTCAGTTCCACTGCTTACTTAAACACACATCCTTATCTTGAATCAGTTTCAGTCACACTGACAtcgcactctctcacacacacttacctctgaTGGCGTAGTTGAGATCCACATCTCGGCAAGTCATTGTGACCAGGTCGCTGGGGCTGAAGATCATGGTGTCTGTGATCTCCTCGATCCTGGGCAGAGAGGGGGGCAAGCCTCCCCCTCCGTCTCCATTCgcctctcctccctcactccGCTTGTGGACCGCGTCGACCACCAGCTCACACTGGAGAAAAACACATTAGAACCACAGAGGTTAAGTGAAGAGCGGCTGCAGGCAGTGGTCAATGTGACCTGTGGGTGTATTCCTTACGCTGATTctattgcaaaacattttgcaacggaaTCCATTTACTCCAAACGTAAGACGTTTTGCAACGacaagtttctattggacaatttCAGGTCCCTCCTGGTGTTGCATGGTATACCGAAACTTCAGTAGTTTTTCGATACTAAAACATGAAAAACTGTTTGGTACTAGATTTTTTGTTACTTacggtacttctgtcaaatgtgtctccgGATCAAGCGTCTATCAGCACAGCCGACCTCTTATTATAGTGTGCACTGTGCCTGCTCCACTTACTCATtgctagcctgcactgggagtctgggctgcatcatgttagctcctcACTCATGCTGCACACAAGTTAACACACTTTAATAACGCGACACGATggcatgtagaaatgttgaaactgtTGCTTACTGTTCGTAAAACAATGTTAATATAGGCTAGAACACTTTACAATGCAAGATGATACCAGTAGCTTCCAGCTATTGCAGGCCAACTTTCCTTGCTAGCTGACAGGTAAAGCTAACATCAATTCACTACCCTAGTACTTTATGAACTATAGCGCCAACCATAACGCAAAATATGCTGATTTCAAAGTTGATTGCCACAAAAAACGTTATCCATTCTCATATTTCGGTCTCTCTCACAAAGATGATCTATTGCCTCGGCGAACTGACTGTGCGCCTACGGGCCGTCCCCCTCTTGCCTCGTGAATGATGTCATTCCTGGTAGACAGCGCACATTTTTATAAAATAAGCTACTTCAATGCAAATGTTGATCGGTACAATAaaataagtccaaaaatgtaagAGAAACAGATCGTCACCTGTAGCCCCATGAAATCAGCCAAAATaagctcaataactcaatgcatgcacactCCTTTTGAATATGCATTGACCTTGTTTTTggataggcctaggctacatcttaaatttacccagtttatcaagagatttaccattcaaataaattacCATTATGTTGTTAAGTAGTTAGATTGTTTTTACCAAAGTCAAATTGATTGTAGGATTGTGAAATTGATTCATTAATGCATACACATGGCTGTGCCTAAAAGAAAGTGTCAAAATATTTTGCTCAAAAGATGCCCAACGGTTGAATAGAACAGTAGCTGAGTTTATCGGTCTAGATCAGgtgccattctgtgactttggctaatatgctttcttttcttttctttgctGTGGTATCACTTTGGCATCTATCGTGATATATCGAGTAAACATGGTATCGAAGTTTTAAAAAATCTGGTATCATGATAACACTAGTCCCTAGAGTAAACGGTGAAAGGGGTAGCACGTAGCCTAACGGTTAAGAGCagtgggccagtaactgaaaggtcgctggttcaaatcccagagcctATGAACAACTGCTCCCAGGGTGCCGATGACGTGAACGTTGATTAAAGCAAACCCCCGCACccttctgattcagaggggttgggttaaatgcggaagacatttcggttgaatgcattcagatgtgcaactgactaggttttGTAACGAatccgactaatgaatacaccagAGCTCAAGGTGAACATCTGACCACAACCATGTTTCTAGGAGCGGTCTATAACGTGTCGGTATGCAGAACACCCCTGTATGGTCTAATACAAGGTAGTATACAATTACCCTTGAGCTGAGGGTCTTGAAGATGCCTTCATACACATTTCCACTCTTCACTCGGACGTCACAGGTAGAGCCCTTGagggataataataataataataatatggttATTGGTCATTTCATGACGATATACATTAGACAGTTGTCGACAACTTAAATAGTGGAAATAGTGCACATTAGGGCATAGTGTATGTGCTGCATCAAAGTAAGGCACCATGGTGGACCAGGCCTATTTGACAAAATGAACACTCACCACTACAGCTGTGAGATAGTGAAGCATCCTGGTGTTGTTGTAGACACCTTCAAATACCTGTTGTAAACAAGCATGTCTGACTTCAGTATGGCATGGACCTCTATGTCAAAGCTCCAAAAAATGTGACTTTACTCTAGACGCAATTTCCTTTCAACATTTTAGAGTTTACACTTTATACAATAGTGCACTAGTACGGAAGCAAACAAAGAGAAAGACAACCTACATTATGTCATCAAAAGGGTACTAGGCTATGCACTTCTGTAATACATGCTGGATAGCCTACATTTCATGATATATGACTTACGGGAGAGGACTGAGATGGCGGCTTCATTGTATTTCTTGTCCTGAATGTGAAGAGAGAACATTAGCAACAGACAAGACAAATGGGTGTAGCTGGCTCCGGGGCAAAATGCTGCAACGCAAGAAACAGGCCGGCAGCTGCACCACTTTCAATGTAGCTAACTAACATGCAAACTTGCGAAGCATTATGGACACGGGACATTTTGCGTTGATCAAATGTGGACTTTTTAGCCTGGTGGTTCTCTATCTGTCATAGGACTGCATGAAGCTAGCTAGATGATCTAGAAGACCCGTCTATGCAGCCGTAGAGCAAAAGACTTATCACCGTCACGAATCCGTGCCGACGCCGGTGATCTACGTTAGCTAGCCTTGACATTTCGTGGGGGGAGGGGGAAACAAGCTAGCCCCGTAGCGGATCATGTTCTGTTCTCTATTACAGTGCCGTACGACATTGTTTGCAAAGCTTAACCAAAACAATTGTGTTGACACAAGCTGGCTAACTAGGGTTAGCTAAAACCGAAGGTAACGTTAAAGCGATGTGGCTAACAATGTAGCTCACGTTACCTAGCGGTAGCCAGCTAACGTGCAACTATTTTAGCTAAAGTAATATAGTAACTGGCTAACAATTGAGTAACTGGCGAGATTGTCAAAAGATCAAAAATCTAAACATTAGCTAGTTTAGGTACAATACAATAGCTAGCTGTTTGTTgtctagttaacgttagctagcaagctaaacaaGACAGCTAGTAAGGAGGAAACCAACTGCAAACTGGTAAATAATTTAAGAATGTATAGATATCGAGAGAGACCTTGAATACAATAAATAATGAACACGTATTAATACTTTTTAGTCATGTGCATCCCTGTTACTCCGCAGTCTTGTTGATTCTGTGAAAAATCACACGACTTGACAGGCCAAACAAAATCTAAAGCAAATGCTTAAAAACACAACAAAACACGGATAATCCCCTCCCCACAGAAAGTGAATGGGCATATTGGCGTCAATCAAAATGTATCGTCTATCCCATTGGTTCGGACACCGGTCAATCATAGCAATGTCGATTTAGCAGAACCTCTGTGGCCATTGGCCGCAACCCACATCAATTATATTTACTTGGTTACAATTGGCTTAAAACGACGATTTAAAGCCTCAATTTGACATGGGCACGCCCACTGTAATCCTCGTATTGACCGGTAAACCTCTATGGATATGTGGCAGATCCCCGGACTTGCTTGACGTCTGTGGCCGAACATGTGCTTACCTTCCAGGCACAGCTCTGTTGGTATTGCTCCCGCTGATATGAGGGTGCAAACCGGCTGGCCCTGCTGTTCCATTGGAGGTTTTTCGTCCGCCTGAACCGGGTTGTTGCTGGTGTGACACGTGCCAATAATTACACCTCAAGTAACAGTTATACGGATAAAATATGTCTTTAGTCTACTAAATAGTATTTGACATTACCAGATTGACTTAATTGTACACTAGCGAGGTAGCCAATGAGGACACCATCGATAAAGATCACGTTTGCTAGCCAACTTTTAGCTAGCTGCTAACAAATATCGAACCAGCTAGCTAGAATGCATACACACAGAAACCAATACATGTTGCAGCAAGTGACCATtagcaacttgacacaactacaACTCACGTTCTGTCGACGAAAAGACATTGCCTCTTCGGAACTCAATCGATAGTTTATCTGGCTACTGTAGTACAGCCCTGCACGTTATAGCTAGCTAGAAGAACAAGCAATGTCCCTTCTGTAGCTAAAACTTTTAGCACGTCGTTTTCGTTTCCTCTCCGTAGATATACTCTTGCGTGTGGCTTACTCCGATTGCATGTCATTTGTAACTTGAACAAATTCTAAAACTCGGGGAAAACAAATTCGCCGGTTTGGCACCACAAAGATGCTGTAGTCTGCGCGTGGCTGACTGGGTTGATGGGGGCGTGTACGTGCGCATTCACAAATTAAGAACGTGCACGCGATAAACAGACCCCAAAACTGCGGTCATCACTAGTTTCCAGCCAAACCCCGCCTATATCtaaaatgtatcttcttaaaatttgattttaaacctaacccgaACCTTAACCACATTGCTAACCAtatgcctaaccttaaaataTGACCCAAAAActaatttttgttttcatgaatttttatgaCATAGCCATTGGACTTTGTGGCAACACAAAACTGCAAGAATTACTGTAACATTCCTTTACATCCTTCCCCTTTATTCAGTAAGAAACAATAACAGTGAACCAAAGCAACAACACACGAGGCCAAAATGTTTCAGTATAATTATATTGTATCATATCATCATTTAATTCAATGTAGTACCTGAAACTAACCACACAGGTTGGACAAAACCCTGCCCACCGTCAACACAAGGTCCCAGCaaaagagagagcgacagagacagaaaggCACAAATAGAGATCAGCATTTGAAACGGgtgaacaggggggggggggggggggggggggggggggggtaagatgTGTAAAAGATGACAAAGCTCGGAGTAGAGGACAAACAGAAGAAGTGAAGGTATAAacaaagagaggaaggaggggggatacaaagagaaagaaagaggcacTGAACTGAATGGCAGAAAGACGGACATGGCCACACAACCCAGGAGTACGAGGTTGAAGGAGTACGACAGAGGTGACAACAAAGAAAGGCACAAGTAGAAAAATGTCCCCCCCCATTATATTTATCTTATTTTCTATTTCTGCACATTAAAATTAAATTTGGATGAGGTCCAGGAGGAGAGGACTGTATGAGCGTGAGGGAAAGACTGAGTATGAGGCTTAGGAATATTTTAAAAAGGCAAACAAATTTCAACTGAAATAACCGAATGGGGGCAGGAACAAGTGTTACGCATTACATGGAGTAAACAACATACAATAAAAggcattttaaaaataaaattaatACTATTATTTCCAACCATCATCATTATTTCCTTTATCATTATTGTTAATCATATCATTATTATCaataataaagttttttttttaatctgaagGATAGATATAatcgctctctctacctctggcCACTTCTCTACCATTAAAGAAAACCAGAAAATGagtggagagaaaaagagacggagagaaagagtgaggttGAAAGAGTGACTGAGGTATATGTATCCTGCCTGCCAGTTCTAGCCTAGTCTCTTTGCCACCTTGTAAGTATATGGTTgtcctccatctctacctctgtgAAAGTGTACTGTTGGCCATTAGAATGTCTGCAGGATATTGAGGTATGGTACTGCTGGGTTCAGAGGATATCTCTCACTACCTACATCCATAAATGGATTCAAAAGTCTACAAAAAGCGTACCAAGAGGTGTACCGGCAAAAAAGCTTATCTCGCTAAACATTAGTGTACCTGTACTTAGTGTTGTAAGGtgctcccatccctctctcttctctttcacccgttttctccttctctccatcttgCTAAATCTCCCAGAATGCTTGTGTTTTAATAGTGTTAGTACATCCTTCTAACCCCTTCCCCTCACAGTCTcgtaataaaatacaaatactgGTTATGAATGGCTATGACTCCcgcctcctccactctccctttcGCACAaacacccccctccctcctcagaAGAAGGAGTACTGGTTGTCAATGGCTCTTGCCCTCCCTCCTTCCCGCTCTTcgccctccaccccctccagttGGCGAAGAGGAGcttccctctcctcccagtcCTCCGC
Coding sequences within it:
- the atxn2l gene encoding ataxin-2-like protein isoform X1; amino-acid sequence: MSFRRQNQQPGSGGRKTSNGTAGPAGLHPHISGSNTNRAVPGRTRNTMKPPSQSSPVFEGVYNNTRMLHYLTAVVGSTCDVRVKSGNVYEGIFKTLSSRCELVVDAVHKRSEGGEANGDGGGGLPPSLPRIEEITDTMIFSPSDLVTMTCRDVDLNYAIRDAFTDTAISSSRVNGEHREKVLQRWDGGDSNGEGFDLETDTSNGWDASEMFKFNEETYGVTSTYDSSLSMYTVPLERGSSDGFRQREARAARLANEIEGSPQYRHRTNLENDDKSEEDKYSAVVRERDEGRERGSPGFQSSAGSREGKYIPLPQRAREMGVSPSSLRGGASGPIPNRTGVPGSSRPSQGSDRSSPLSVRGAYSPHQSQASPPAQPSSPTPSSSSSHPIPHSISHPQALADASRSSVNGVSSRTSPKAQRAVQTNRTLRNPSSQSSPAVSRSPKLDDPVLAGPAYLDTSSSSIASATPKSSGPTPLFTVDVNEILSSAAKERTEGPVSPQDGKSGKVPSVLQRTQLEELRKFGKEFRLQPSSSPSAGPTSSDPAQPSPSDSATTAESIPAPGHTPSQDPQTGEGSSFTPNPTTPTPSPAPNTTSQSSGQDRQAAGTPQPARTPGSEEGGERVEGVADQVKKSTLNPNAKEFVFKAPMTLVKPSPAPTPPRPTPLSPSVVLQPPPGQQAIYSTPYLSYLSPVQIQGHSVQPPQMYQYTMSTVQQGKYPRAKGQVVGPRPDHHGSSQPQMLQAAASAAGPPLVASPYPQAYLQYSQVIQGMPHYPGQPMYSMLQGGARMLTQAGHPQALGPPGPQYPGQTEGPPGPQPAMYAPQQFSHHSSSMHPPQPSSTPTGSQPPPQHTAPSPGHGQSGQGGPQPQSMYHAGPLPAPTPPNMPPGHSSPQASYPMQGYSLPTHQPMAQHYPGLGQLTQAHVAQGMSGPHHQGGHGPPQMMLHYAPPPQQGPGSAQQHGPPPQQGAHQHYYIQHPQAVQVQAHPTQQLSFHPPGN
- the atxn2l gene encoding ataxin-2-like protein isoform X2, whose amino-acid sequence is MHMTKKTRNTMKPPSQSSPVFEGVYNNTRMLHYLTAVVGSTCDVRVKSGNVYEGIFKTLSSRCELVVDAVHKRSEGGEANGDGGGGLPPSLPRIEEITDTMIFSPSDLVTMTCRDVDLNYAIRDAFTDTAISSSRVNGEHREKVLQRWDGGDSNGEGFDLETDTSNGWDASEMFKFNEETYGVTSTYDSSLSMYTVPLERGSSDGFRQREARAARLANEIEGSPQYRHRTNLENDDKSEEDKYSAVVRERDEGRERGSPGFQSSAGSREGKYIPLPQRAREMGVSPSSLRGGASGPIPNRTGVPGSSRPSQGSDRSSPLSVRGAYSPHQSQASPPAQPSSPTPSSSSSHPIPHSISHPQALADASRSSVNGVSSRTSPKAQRAVQTNRTLRNPSSQSSPAVSRSPKLDDPVLAGPAYLDTSSSSIASATPKSSGPTPLFTVDVNEILSSAAKERTEGPVSPQDGKSGKVPSVLQRTQLEELRKFGKEFRLQPSSSPSAGPTSSDPAQPSPSDSATTAESIPAPGHTPSQDPQTGEGSSFTPNPTTPTPSPAPNTTSQSSGQDRQAAGTPQPARTPGSEEGGERVEGVADQVKKSTLNPNAKEFVFKAPMTLVKPSPAPTPPRPTPLSPSVVLQPPPGQQAIYSTPYLSYLSPVQIQGHSVQPPQMYQYTMSTVQQGKYPRAKGQVVGPRPDHHGSSQPQMLQAAASAAGPPLVASPYPQAYLQYSQVIQGMPHYPGQPMYSMLQGGARMLTQAGHPQALGPPGPQYPGQTEGPPGPQPAMYAPQQFSHHSSSMHPPQPSSTPTGSQPPPQHTAPSPGHGQSGQGGPQPQSMYHAGPLPAPTPPNMPPGHSSPQASYPMQGYSLPTHQPMAQHYPGLGQLTQAHVAQGMSGPHHQGGHGPPQMMLHYAPPPQQGPGSAQQHGPPPQQGAHQHYYIQHPQAVQVQAHPTQQLSFHPPGN